GACGGGTGGAGGGCGAAAAGGCTCGAGCTCTGGAGCtccagagaaaagaaagagagctgAGGGACCGATTGCTGGAGAACCTTCTGAAAAAAAGCACCAATCAGGAGGTGGGGTCTAATGGGGAGGTGCAGGAGTGGGAGGGGCCCAGCACTGAACTGCCCCAGGGGGAGGAGCCAAACAAAATCAGCACCTCTGTCACTAGGGTTCACCACGAGAGCAAATCGCGGAAAGAGGAGGAGCGAGGAACATCGAGAGATTGGAAACACAGCTGTGGGAGGAGCCAAAGTCAGAATAGGAGTGGCCAGAGGAGGAGCAGTAATCGACGTCACCAAGATGGACGAAGTCGAAGCGGGAGCGGTCAGAGACGGAGCAGGAGGTCCGCTCGTGGGCGGAGCTTGAGCAGGAGCAGGAGTCGACGGCGGCATAGCCAGGATAGGAGGGACCAAAAAAAGAGTGGGCGGGGCCATAGGTACAGCCATGGGCGGagcagcagtagcagtagtGGAAGGAGCACAAGTCACTCTTCCAGTCGAGGGCGGAGTCGGCGAGCCAGACGACACTGAATGCTGaagttattgaaaaaaaaagtaatagatAGGAAAAGAACCTGCTAATGATTAGTGCTAATATTGTGAACGGTGTTATTTACATGTGGTGCTGATTAAAAGCCTGAGTCACTTCAGATGGAAGCTACAGAGTAAAACACGACGATTACAGCAGAAGAGCATGAGAATGTTTAGCTTTTTCATGACTTAAACAGGTTTATGAGCTCCTGGTTTTGTTCTTTATTGATTAGCGTCTTCCTCCTGACATTTAAATGCTTTCCCCATGTTGTGTACGTTAGCATGCTAACTGTGTGGTGTTTACACGGTTCCTCAAGCTGAAATCAGCACCATGTGGGTGACGTGTTCAGTGTTACAGTGGAACCAACTGAGAGACACTAATTGTACAAAGCAACAAGCAAACTCCTAAAGAGCAAGTGGAGATTCTCCACAGTTCTGTTCTGTGTGGACTGTGTGGACTTTTATCAGCTCAGGTTCACGTTCTAATGCTTTGTCCAGTCCAGAAGGTCTGGACCTGTCAGGAACATCAGGATGTTTGCGTGTTTTTCTGTCACTCGTTTTGTGCTGTTTCTTGCTTTTAGACAAAAGCCAAAGATATTTGTTGGTTCTCtgtaactttttattttctataaataaaccACCAACATTTTGTGATCTTGAGGATAAAAAGGTTCCTGCTGCTTTACTGTAAGCGTCGTGTCGCAGTGTTTTAGTGCAGAGAAGATCAGAAGAACTGAAACCACGTGTATTTTGTGTCCAGTGAAGGATTTGTGTTACAGATCGATTCCTCATGAAGCTTTAATCTGAGGAATGTTTACTGGTCTGATTTCTGTTAGTTTTCTCTGTTTGAAtttgaacaaaaataataaatcttctCTAAAGTCAATAGATTTACTGCTGTTATTTCAGATGGAACTCGTCTTCATTAATCACTCTGTGgagctctgacacacacacacacacacacacacacacacagggtcagtGTGACTTTGTTCTTTGTATTTGGTGTTAATTCatgaatgattttctttaaGATTCTGTTCTAAGCTCACAGTCATGATGAGTCCTGAGTCATGGTTCACCTTCTGTTCCTCACCTCCTCCTGCTGACTTACAGAAACTCCTCCATCTAATCAGCAGAGGGATAATCCTGCTCTTTTCGCCTGTATATTGGGACGTGTCCCAGATCTTAACACACTTCACATGATTATAAACGGATCCTTTCGCAGCCAAATCCTCTGATTTTAAAGCAATAATGTAGACTTTAGTATGAAGAGTTAATTATAAAGGATCTTCATCGTTGTGATCAGGTTTAAAAACTGATGAATCTTAACTCCACTTTTTTCAGGTCAAAAAAggaagtattaaaaaaacattaagctACTGAGTAGTCGAACAAAGACTGATGAGTCTTTCATTCTCAGAAGCATTCAGAGCAAAATCTGATATTAAATCACTGAATTTAGAACCAtgatcaagtcaagaagcttttattgtcattacaacagtacagtacagagaaaCGAAGACATCTCTACAGGACCAAACACCAAATCCATCACCTGGTCTTGGTCATGGAGAGATTCTGCTTCAGTGTAtcactaatcatcatcatcatcatcatcacattaactttacttttttattaactCAAGTGTAGAAAAGTGCTGATGACTGACTGCGGCCCAATCTGACTGCTGTGCACTGATTTGCTCACACTGACATGCACACGTTCTGCAGATACCTGAATAATGTGATGATTTGACCCACAGCATGTGTTTAATGAGAAGTAGTTCTGCTTGTTCAGCCTTTCAGAAGGTCCAATAAGCTGAAGTAATCTGATTATTCCCCCTGTTCACCtgtctcttaaacacacacacacacgtgtacacacacaagcctGAGTGaaccaggacacacacacacacacacacaagcctgaGTGaaccaggacacacacacacacacaagcctgaGTGaaccaggacacacacacacacacacacatgaacatggCTATAGCTAAAGAAGACATTTATCCTCAGAAGATTCTGGACTACATGGAGGGTTTCATGGTGTCGAAGGTAACAGATGTTTCCTGTTAGTTGTGTGTAAGAAACATTCCTGCTTTATTTTAGCATTGATGCACATTTCACTTTTACACTAGTCTTGCACGAGGAGGAGTTTCTTCAGCTCTTTATTACTAGGATCAGGAGCAACCTCACTATGTTATATTCTGCTTTTGTGTAGACTCTGTTTGTGGCATGTGAGTTAGGAGTGTTTGACCATCTGCACGCCTCAGAGCACCCGCTAACCGCAGAGGAAGTGGCACAAGAATTGGGAACAAATAAAGATGCAACAGAGCGACTTTTATCAGCTTGTGTTGGACTCGAACTCCTAATCACACAGTCAGATGAAAAAGGGCAAGGTACGCTCTCTAACTTTCATGAAAAAACTGTAATGCTATAAGAATAATGCCTAATATTACTATAAAAAACCTGTATTACAACATTTAACTCCACAAAAGTAAAACTTGTAATAATGTAAGGATGCCAACAGCTGTGTCTATGTTCAGATGTTCATGGGTCTCAAGCTCCTTAGCTTTGTCCCAGAGGATGGAAGCGATTGAGCAGGTGGGTGGAAGATTAGTAAGTCTTTAGGTCCTGCATCCCAGTCGTTCATGCTGGACATGAAATCAGGTTTAGTGAAACCGTTTAGGACCAGGGCTCTATGATGTGgtagaaaacaataattatgAATAACTGTACCAAGGGGCAGCACATATAAGGAGAAAAGCAGtcggcctaaaacagaaccttgtggaacatcAAAATGAGCCTTAGTATGTTTTCTTAGTATAGTACCTTAgaagtcaccatttagatctacgaacTGAAAACGATCAGTAAAATAAGACCTGATCCAGAAGAGacctgtccctttaacaccaacatcatGTTCTAGTCTATCAAGTAAAATAACATGATCAGTGGTGTCAAAaactgcactaagatcaagcaaCAACCAGCAAGGACACACAACCAGTGtgaccagtaacaggtcatttaccactttaaccagtgccGTCTCTGTGCTATATGATGCCTAAATCCTATGTAGTTGCCTACATAatagttctgttctgttcaaaaCTGGGTTAAAATGATGGCTGTCCTTGTTTTGGCTCTGAATCCCACCTCAGATTTCACCTCAACCATAAATGTCAGTTTGTGAAAAAGCATCTCTGCTGATAGGACAGAGTGCCGTCACCAGCCAAGTCCTTCACTTGTTCACCGGGCAACTTGTTTATAAAGAGTTCAATAGTTCTACTTGTGATGTTGCTGGCGTTTCCAATAAATGAGTTGTAAAACCTGGAGAAACCTTTGAAGCTCCTTTATGACCCTGTCTGTTATTGTGATTGTCTAACAAAATACTGTGacagaaattattttataaatgtttgtgtgtccaAGTTGTTTACAGTAACACAGATATGTCCACCATGTTTCTGACGAAATCGAGTCCGCGATCTCTTTCTCACTCCATCGAGTACTACTCCAACACTATTTACCTGTGCTGGCGTTACCTGAATGATGCAGTCAGGTGAGAAACCAAATCCTCTTCCTGTGCCTTGTGCCCTACTGTATATGAACTAAGGAACCATTTTGTATGGAACATTAACAATaaactgtattgttttgttgCTTTAGAGAGGGAACGAATCAGTATGAGAAAGCTTTTGGTGTAAGCTCCAAAGATCTGTTTGAAGCCCTGTACAGGTGAGTGAGTGTAGTAACTTTTCTGAACAGATAGTTTAATAGTCTAGATAAAGGAATGTGGAAGGTGGGATTACGTTATAGATGCTGAAACttttaaaagcataaaaatgaTGCTAATATTCTGGTGGTAATATGGATTCTTGTGATATTTCTGTACATAAATAACCACATTTatcagatgctcttatccagaaatgttttattcttgtttaaAACATCCTTATGCCAGTTTACTGGGCCAAGGACTAACAATACTAACCAGTTCCTGTGTATACAGGTTATGACAGGTTATGACAGGTTAGTACAGGTTAagacagtagtgttaatttcgtcagactcaacgagacgaaatatgttcgtcaacaacctttattttcatgactaagacgagacgatgacgagactgcaccactgtccaaaaacgctgactaagactaaattaacatacattattgttgacgaaaatgttttgtataaaataaaaactaagataaaatctcttcattttcgtctacaattgtctctgctttatcatcagctgttacgtctttaaaatattcagcacgagttcgcggcttcgctgttgctcaagttacaggtccgtgaatcggatcccgcttattatattgttacctaccaaataaatcaataatttgactcaaaatgatgatttaaaaaggagtttattgatttaaaaacaattgtattgtttccgctaaagaaaatagtgcgctccgtctctacggtgagaatcctgtgtgtccatggcaacgctctgtttttcatggcaacggtgtgttatagttcgcagcggtctgttatcaagaaataaaatagtgtgtgtgtagaaagaattcgtcaaCACGCcgctcaaacaaacaaacaaacaaacaaacaaacaaacaaacaaataaataaaaactcctgagcgcaagtccacccctggtctagtcaggctttttgtgttaaattatatttcctgtcactgcgcagctcttttattgtacatgacagcttatgtcccgatgactggtctttgcattacgattaaaatcaataaagtaaaaaatatgatgtgcggtcaagttcgagtgtctgcactgtttaaacgtgttctcaacttctcactgatacttttaccatgcaataccatgtataacgcATTAAgtctgtaatttatatatatatatatacacacacacacctacagttttgatcttaggcttttcagtTTTAACTTTTCAGActtttaagttatttatttccactataacacttgtgtccctgatattattgcatttaatgaggcctcgttgtatttattcttacaatagattccagatgtggtcaagctacaattttttgactaaaactagactaaaattaaaagacttttagtcgactaaaacttgactaagataccttgagttttcttttgactaaaactagactaaaatgacgagccttttagtcgactaaaactaagactaacaaaaaagatatgtgaatgactaaatatgactaaaactaacaaggacatttggcacaagactaagactaaattaaaaataggtgacgaaattaacactataagACAGCCAAAGagagttcattccaccaccaaaaTACCTTGATGCATGCCTTTCTTGTTCCCCTGGGGATTATGGGGCCAATTAAGCCATGATAGAGGATCAGAGGGAGTATGGTGTCACATGGGGGTGATATAGTGCTTTACGACAGGCCATAGTGGGTGTGTTATTGGCTTTGTAGTCAAGCGTCAGTGTTTAAAATCTGATGGAGCAGCAAAATGCAGCCAGTGAAGTGAGTGGTGATGCTTAGAAAAGGTGAAAGTTATTCCTGTAGCTGAATTCTGTATTAGTTGCAAGGGTCAGATGGTGGCCAGGGGCAGAAAATCCATGAGTGAGGTGCAGGTTAAGATCCAGGTCTCAAAATGACAAAGGCACTGAACGAGTACCTGAGTGGCCTCTGTGGATAGAAATGGCCAGTTCATCCTGATCTTCATCCTGAAAGAGAAACATGCATACACAAGTCAGGTTATTGAGTTGGCTGTCTAACATTACCCCGAGGTTGTGTCCACTTCTGAGGTCTGAGAGTTGTCTGGAACATCAGAAGATCTTAACATGATGATGCAGCTCCAGGTCAGTGTTGAGTGTCATCATAATAGCAATGGTATGAAAACCTGTGTGATAATATGACCTCATTGAGAGAGCCGATGAGGGCCAGCACTGACCTtttgggacaccagtggagagtctgtatGAAGCTGATGTGGATCCCTTCCATGTATCATATATTTCCGACCTTCCAGGTAAGAAGTCAGTGATTGCCATGCTGTGCCATGAACTCTAAGACTTATGAGaatggacaagagagtcttatggATGACGCAAACACTGATGAAAAGTCAAGCAGGATGAGGACTGGTGAAAGTTTGGATGATTTAGTTGCATGAAGCTTCACAATTAAGAGCCGTTTTGCCGCAGTATGCTGCTTTGAAGTCAGAATTCCAGTTAGGAGATAATTCTAGCTTTGATTTGATCTGTAAGTCTAAAGTTAGTCATTGGTGAAAACTTTGTAGCTGAACAAGTTGCATGTTTGTATTTAAGGTCTGAGGAGGAAATGGTGAAGTTTATGCAGCTGATGAACTCCATCTGGAATGTCTGTGGTCGAGATGTGATCAGTGCCTTCAACCTTTCTCAGTTCAGGAGCATCTATGATCTCGGAGGTACAGCTCATATTCTGTTGGAGACCTGGTCATGGATATCTTCAGTGTTAACAGCTCGATGAGGAGTGATTAGTCCTTTCCTTAAACAAGATAATGTTAATGGAATTTAACAGCATGTAGTTTACTTTAAATCTGTAGTAGAAAAAGATTTTATCTGTATCATTACTATCCCACTTTATTGTTACACTCAACCCCATAAAAGGGGGTAACAAGTCAAAGATGGTTAGATGGATGTGTTCATATTGGCTGAGAGCAGCGTGGATGATTGTTTGAATGATCACTATTGTGTTTCCACAGAtaaagtctgtctgtgtctcagatAGAAATATATAGGCTGAGTTAGATTAGATTGTTATTAGTGTTTGATAgctgattaaataaaatcagctactttctggttttatttttacaaagtaTGGAAATTGTCCACTAGGTGGCGCCACAGTGTCTCATAttctttgtgtattgtgtgtattaacTGCTATGTTTTACTGCAGGTTTTGAggtatctaataataataataaattagaattaagtacaattacaataaacattgtttttcagGCTGCAGTGGAGCTCTGGCGAAACAGTGTGTGTCGATTTTCCCCACGTGTAAAGTCACCATCTTTGATTTGCCGAAAGTCATAAGAATGTGCCGCAAACACTTCCTGTTTAAGGAGCACGAGAGAATATTGTTCCATGAAGGTAGAAAATAATTCTAACTTAAATAATGACCTACAAATGAAGTGTTGAAtttcactcaactacaaactgtttgTATGATCAGTGTGTAATGAACAGAACACAGTGAGATGTGAAtgtgaccaatcacaatccagaatTCCACAATAATGTGgtgtaatgaaataaatcatttaactgGTTCTTTTTATCacagttaagtgtgtgtgtgtgtgtgtctgtctgtgtgtgtgtgtgtgtctgtgtgtgtctgtgtgtgtgcgtgtgtgcatgtgtgtgtctgtgtctgtgtgcgtgtgtgcatgtgtgtgtgtgtgtgtctgtgtgtgtctgtgtctgtgtgtctgtatgtgtcgtgtgtgtgtctgtgcgtgtgtgcatgtgtgtgtgtttgtgtctgtgtgtgtccgtgtgtgtgtgtgtccgtgtgtgtgtctgtgtctgtgtgtgtccgtgtgtgtgtccgtgtgtgtgtctgtgtgtgcgtgtgtctgtgtgtgtgtctgtgtctgtgtgtgcgtgtgtgtctgtatgtgtcgtgtgtgtgtctgtgtgtgtgcgtgtgtgtctgtgtctgtgtgtgtccgtgtgtgtgtctgtgtgtgtccgtgtgtgtgtccgtgtgtgtgtctgtgtgtgcgtgtgtctgtgtgtgtgtctgtgtctgtgtgtgcgtgtgtgtctgtatgtgtcgtgtgtgtgtctgtgtgtgtgtgtgtgtgtgtgtgtgtgagtgtgtgtgtgtgtgtgtgcgagtgtgtgtgtctgtgtgtgtgcgtgtgtgtctgtgtctgtgtgtgtccgtgtgtgtgtctgtgtgtgtccgtgtgtgtgtccgtgtgtgtgtctgtgtgtgcgtgtgtctgtgtgtgtgtctgtgtctgtgtgtgcgtgtgtgtctgtatgtgtcgtgtgtgtgtctgtgtgtgtgcgtgtgtgtctgtgtgtgtcgtgtgtgtgtctgtgtgtgtgtgtccgtgtgtgtgtccgtgtgtgtgtctgtgtgtgcgtgtgtctgtgtgtgtgtctgtgtctgtgtgtgcgtgtgtgtctgtatgtgtcgtgtgtgtgtctgtgtgtgtgcgtgtgtgtgtctgtgtctgtgtgtgtccgtgtgtgtgtctgtgtctgtgtgtgtccgtgtgtgtgtccgtgtgtgtgtctgtgtgtgcgtgtgtctgtgtgtgtgtctgtgtctgtgtgtgcgtgtgtgtctgtatgtgtcgtgtgtgtgtctgtgtgtgtctgtgtgtgtgtctgtgtgtgtgcgtgtgtgtctgtgtgtgtctgtgtgtgtgtgtgtgtgtgtgtctgtgtgtgtgtgcgtgcgtgtgtgtgtgtctgtgtgtgtcgtgtgtgtgtctgtgtgtgtgtgtgtgcgagtgtgtgtgtctgtgtgtgtgcgtgtgtgtctgtgtctgtgtgtgtccgtgtgtgtgtctgtgtgtgtccgtgtgtgtgtccgtgtgtgtgtctgtgtgtgcgtgtgtctgtgtgtgtgtctgtgtctgtgtgtgcgtgtgtgtctgtatgtgtcgtgtgtgtgtctgtgtgtgtgcgtgtgtgtctgtgtgtgtcgtgtgtgtgtctgtgtgtgtgtgtccgtgtgtgtgtccgtgtgtgtgtctgtgtgtgcgtgtgtctgtgtgtgtgtctgtgtctgtgtgtgcgtgtgtgtctgtatgtgtcgtgtgtgtgtctgtgtgtgtgcgtgtgtgtgtctgtgtctgtgtgtgtccgtgtgtgtgtctgtgtctgtgtgtgtccgtgtgtgtgtccgtgtgtgtgtctgtgtgtgcgtgtgtctgtgtgtgtgtctgtgtctgtgtgtgcgtgtgtgtctgtatgtgtcgtgtgtgtgtctgtgtgtgtctgtgtgtgtgtctgtgtgtgtgcgtgtgtgtctgtgtgtgtctgtgtgtgtgtgtgtgtgtgtctgtgtgtgtgtgcgtgcgtgtgtgtgtgtctgtgtgtgtcgtgtgtgtgtgtgtgcgtgcgtgtgtgtgtctgtgtgtgtgtgcgtgcgtgtgtgtgtgtctgtgtgtgtctgtgtgtgtgtgtgtaggagactTTTTTAAGGATAATCTTCCTGAAGCTGATCTTTACATCCTGGCCAGGATTCTGCATGACTGGACAGATGAGCGGTGTGTAGAGCTGCTGAACAAAGTTTACCAAGCTTGCAGGCcaggtatatacacacacacacacactcacacacacacactcacacacactcgcacacacacacacacacacacacactcacacacactcacacacactcgcacacacacacacacacactcacacacacactcacacacacactcacacacactcacactcacacacactcacacacacacacactcagacacacacacacactcacacacacacacacacacacaaatagtttATGGGATTTTTACCAGTCAGTGGTGTTTTGCTGTCTGTCCTCTGAGGACTGTAGTGatgataatggtgtgtgtgtgtgtgtgtgtgtgtgtgtgtgtttgtataggaGGTGGTGTGTTAGTGATCGAGTCGCTCCTTTATGAAGATAAGAGCGGTCCTCTCTCCACTCAGCTCTACACACTGAACATGCTGGTTCAGACTGAGGGTCGAGAGCGCAGAGCGTCTGAGTACACACACCTGCTCAACGCTGCTGGGTTCAGAGACACACATGTCCACATGACGGGGAAACTCTACCACAGCATCCTCGCTCGCAAACAGACACACGGGTCCACCATCACAGACGAAAAGATGGAGGTTATCTGAGTGCTCTGTTTCTTTAATGAGTTAAACAGCTGTAACTTTTCTATTTAAGTCCTTTTCATATACATCTGTATGGAGCTTTTATTCTGTAACTGAATCATTAATGTGGTTTCcacaatattttttctttcttgttttgtcgtGATCATGACTGAATGTCCTCATGATCTCTGCATGGACCCCATTGTTAATATGTAATGGATGATTAAAGCTTTAAGCCTTTATTCTCATAAACACTGtcagtttattgtgtgtgttttgttgtacaTTTATTACACAACGGTTGTTTTGTATGAATGTATAGTTGTGTGCTGTAAGAGCTTGTGGACGCTCTGTTTCCTCTTTCAGCTCTATTAACGCTCTGTATCTAAAGCAGCTCCTAATAAATGTGTGGTGACTTTAACTGTGCTCTCAGGACCAGAGGCTGGGTCACTGCAGTATTCTGTGTGTATACAGTCAGTGTATTTTTCTACTGTACGCATCAGTCAGTAGTAAGAGGGAAAATGTTCGGCGCTCTGAATGAAGACAGCTGAACAAACCACCACTGTTACCATGGTAACATGATTCATATGATGGTTACACACCCAACACAATCCCAGTTTGTTGACGTCTCATTAAAGTCACTGATATAAATAGGATTGAGACCAGATGAGCCGGTATGATCTGTTTACACCGGTATGTCTAGAAGTTTGTTTTGAAAGCTTCATTccatgtgttgtgtgtcagaaaACCTTTAACAGAATCTTAGTCAGACTTTAAACAGTGTTTGGGAAATTtgggattttttgtttgttcttgttttgatggtaaatatgtgtctgtgtagaaATCAGCTTTATTCTCCATGGACATTAAATATCACttgtttattaatgatattttaGACTGAATGTATTATATAGATGGTGTGCTGTAGAAATGTATGTTCTCTGTCAGGTGTGTGAACATTACAGAGAACTGCTTGTATTTCATTTaactacataataaaataaaataaaacacatttttactgtAAGCTAATCTCAGATCTCTGAAATTCTGTTCCACTTCCATCCTTTATTCTTCATCACGACAGCCGTGTGATGTAATGTACCATCATCTGTTTACTGCTCAAATTAAGTCCATCTGGGTCACTGACACTGActtgctttttttcatttactgtaaatataaatgtttagtgcatcaaagtaaatatatttttgtgaaTTTTGCCTTCCAAAATCTACAAAACGTCAGGTGATGCGACCCTCCATCCATTTAGCTACTGATTAAGTAAAAAGGCTAATTTAGTCTAATCATATTTGAATTGAAATAGATTGCTTTGGTCTGTGAAATCTTATTTCATCCCATAACACAATGGTTTTCACATCAGGTGTCACAACCCcaaagaaaaacatcaaaatgtagtaattttataataatgttcAACTAAAGTATAAGTgcagggtcacggtggcttagtggttagtacgttcgcctcacacctccagggttgggggttcgaatccccctccaccttgtatgtgtggagtttgcatgttctccccgtgcctcgggggtttcctccgggtactccggtttcctcccccggtccaaagacatgcatggtaggttgattggcatctctggaaaattgtctgtagtgtgtgattgtgtgagtgaatgagagtgtgtgtgtgtgtgtgtgccctgtgatgggttggcactccatccagggtgtatcctgccttgatgcccgatgacgcctgaggctccccgtgacccgaggtagttcggctaagcggtagaagatgaatgagtgagtgagtgagtgagtgagtgagtgagtgttatttCAAGCCGACTGtttcactgtatatgtgtctgaGTAAATATCTGTCTAATCTCAAGAGGCtgaaaaagccaaaaatgtaaacaaatacatttggtAAATCTGTGCAATGAGGACGGAAGTGTTGACAAATACGTTTATATCACATTTATTCAACATGTTTTGCATGTGAAAAGGAAAgatttattcaacattttattcatagatttattttaactCTAAATATTacaccaaaacaacaaaaaggggAAAACAACATGTCATTTTCTTGAGAAGGGATT
The genomic region above belongs to Tachysurus vachellii isolate PV-2020 chromosome 8, HZAU_Pvac_v1, whole genome shotgun sequence and contains:
- the asmt gene encoding acetylserotonin O-methyltransferase, with translation MNMAIAKEDIYPQKILDYMEGFMVSKTLFVACELGVFDHLHASEHPLTAEEVAQELGTNKDATERLLSACVGLELLITQSDEKGQVVYSNTDMSTMFLTKSSPRSLSHSIEYYSNTIYLCWRYLNDAVREGTNQYEKAFGVSSKDLFEALYRSEEEMVKFMQLMNSIWNVCGRDVISAFNLSQFRSIYDLGGCSGALAKQCVSIFPTCKVTIFDLPKVIRMCRKHFLFKEHERILFHEGDFFKDNLPEADLYILARILHDWTDERCVELLNKVYQACRPGGGVLVIESLLYEDKSGPLSTQLYTLNMLVQTEGRERRASEYTHLLNAAGFRDTHVHMTGKLYHSILARKQTHGSTITDEKMEVI